Genomic segment of Myxococcus stipitatus:
GGATGCTGAAGGCGACGCCATCCGGCGTCACATGGACCCTCAGCGAGCCAGGAACCAACGGCTCGGCTGAGTCCCCGTCCGACTCGAGCCACACCACATGCGGGGCCACCGCGCGCAGCTCTCGCGTACGAATCCGGTCCAGGGACGGCCCCGCCACCTCGAGCGCCTTGCGCCAGGACTCCACGTCGGTGGGAGCACCACCGTGCGCCTGAAGCTCCTGCACCATGGACAGGTGGACGCGGCGCCCCACACGAAGGATGGCCAGGTTCGCCGACTCCTCCGAGCGGGCCTCCGCGAGCGGGCGGCCATCCCCCGCACCGACAGCGCCCACCAGCGAGAGCAGCACCGCGCCCGAGGCCCAGAGCGGCGCGGAGCGTCCACGCACCAATCCCCAGACCAGGGGCACCACCCCCACCGCGGCGACCAGAGAGCCCGCGAGCAACAGCCACCGAGGCAACGGGCCCACATGGAACGGCTGGCCCAGCACCAGGAGGACGTGCCGCCACTCGGGCACCGCGACGTACAGCACACCCGCTGCCATGGCGAGGAACACCGCCGCGTGGAGCAGCCGCAAACCCACGGGCGATGACGCCCCCACCACGCTTCGGGTCGTCACGGGAACGGCAGGTTCAGCACGAAGTAAAAGGAGTCGTAGTAGATCTGGTACGAGCGCATGAACAGGTCGATGACGTTCGACTGGACGTCATCGGACCAGCGGACCTTGACCGACGCGCCGACGACCAGCGCGACGACGAGGATCCAGTTCAGCATGGAGTATTCGACCATGGCCTGCCCACGCTGGGAGGCGCGGAGGCGCTGCTGCGTCTTGGGGATGGTCATGGGTGGGTCTCCGAAGGGCCTGACTCGTCGGGAGCTTCCGTCCCGGGAAGGTCAGGGAAGATACGGTCAGCATACTCCAGCTGGACCTTGGGGGCCGATGGGGCGGGAAGCACCATGCGGGGCTTGGCGTCGATACCGTACTCCGCCACTTCCATCGAGTGGGCGATGCCTGGAATCTCCATCTTCGCCAACTGCATCAGCGGAATCTCGCGGCTGAGCCACATCCGCTTGACGACGGTCTTCTTCACGACCACTTCCACGGACACCGCCGACACGGTCCCCGCGAGCGTCATCACCCGCATCTCCTTGCTTGAGCGTAGCACGGGCTTGAGCCCCACGGGCATGGGGGTCTTCTCGTCGTCGGGGTCCGGCATCTTGTCCTCGCGGCCCTGTTCCTCCATCTGCTTGAGGACGTGGTCCAGGGCCTCTTTCGAGTACTCCTGCGGGCGATCCGTGGGGCCACCGATGAACAGACGGGAGATGGCGTCGTAGCGGATCTGCTCACCCTCACGGGCCACCAGCATCCGCATCTGCATGAGGGGCGCCTTCATCGCCGGATGCATCCCGGCCTCCATCTCCACCCACAGCGAGTCCCGGCCGGCCTTGTCCTTCTCCTCGCCCACCACGGCCATGCGCCAGTAGTAGACGCGATTGCCGCCCGCACCACCGTCGAACCGGTACGTCACCCAGTCGCCCACGCGCGCCGCACGTGCCCCCTTCGACAGGTGCGCCATGACGGTGCGGGCCGCCGGATTCTCCTGCTGCGCCTGCGCCGGCGTCACCGCCAGCAGCAAGGCGACGATGGCCAACCCCACCCTCATTTCCCCGCTCCCTTCGACGCCTTCGCCTTCTGTTCCTTCTCCCAGGCCTCGCGACTCTTGCGGACGGCGTCGTCGTTGGGCACCGCGTCCAGACGGTCCGAACCCACCCACGTCTGCATGACGGTCGACATGCCCTCGTCCACCGAAGACACCGTCGTCATCACCTGTTCGCCCTTGCGCGCGTGCTCCATCGTCACCTGCGTGCCGCCGCCCAGCTTCGTCACCGACTGGCGCACGGGCTCATAGCCCTGGCGCGCCAGCTCCGCGCTCACGCGCTGCTGGACGTCGGACAGCTCACCCATCACCAGCGCCGAACGATTCTGGGAGCCACCCGGGTCATCGCGCGCCGTCACGTCCTGGCTGTAGATGGTGCCTTCCAACGTCACCAGGCCCGCGGCTGGAGACTTCGGCGGGCGCGTCCACAAGTCTCGCAGTGCCGTGAAGCCCACCGTCTTGCCCTGATGGACGCGCAGCACCACACCGCGCTGCAGCCCCTCGCGCGTGAAGATGGCGGACACCACGGCCTCTTCCTCCTGGTCGCCCTCCACCACCGTCGGGTAGCCCTCATCGCGCCACTTCTTCGCGAAGTAGGCGACCACCTTCTTCATCGGGTCCGTCGTCGTGAAGTAGGCCAGCCGGTAGTACTCGCCCCCAATCACCAGGTCGTTGCCGATGCGCGTGTGAATCGTCCCGGGATAGACGGGCACCTCCTGCTCGGCCAGCGCCGGCCCCGTGGCCATGAGCGCCAACCCCAGCAGGAGGCGAACAAGCACGCTATTCCCCGCAGCGGATCTTGTTGTCCTGCTCATCCTTGTTCGTAGCCTCTTGCTGGGCATCAGGATCCGACGGGTCATCCGCCATGGCCTTCTTGCAGCCCATGAAGAACTCGCCGCGCGCCTTGAAGACCTTGATGTAGTTGCTGTTCTCGTACGTCATCTCGTCGCGGAACGGGGCCGTGTCGAAGCAGTCCGGACGCTCGTGGTCCAGCAGGCCGCGCATCGCGTGAAGGCCGCTGCTCGGGAGCTCTTCGTACTTATCCAGACCGTTGCAGTTCGACTTCTGGGCAGGAGAGATACCGTAGTTGCGAGAGACGACAAAGGTCCCCAGGAAGTTCGGCAGGAAGTTCCCCAAGAAGCCAAGCACGCTGCCGATGCCGCTCTCGCCATCCGGCGGAATCCCCAGGAAGGCCATCCGCTTCACCTGGATGTGGAGGCCGTGCGCGTCACTTCCCGAGCGGTGGTTGCCTGCTCGCCGTGCACGAACGATGGCGTCACCACCATCCGGCATGTGCCAGCCATTGGCGTACATCGAATAGCGCGAGCGAAGCTGCAGGTTGGAGAGGTCGTGACCGCCGAAGACATCCGTCTGGAAGAAGCCACCCGGGCCTGAGTTCTCATCCAGGTAGGCGCGAGGAAGGATGGCGTTCTGGAAGTTCATCTGAACCTCCGACTCCACCCACCCCTTGTTGTTGAAGCCCCAGGAGTTGAGCAGCGAGCCCGCGCCCCGGTTGAGCAGCCCGAACACGCCACTGGCGAAGGAGCCTCCCTCACCCGAGCTGCCAGGGCTCCCCAACATGCCGGACTCCAGGAAGGGAATCTCCTTGTTGGTGATCGTGCCCTGCACGTTGGCGTAGCGCGCGATGAAGGACCCCGCGGGGTTGTTGGGCTCCACGGAGTCCATGTCCTTGTAGCGCTCGATCAGCTCCTCGTGGGCCTCCTTGCGCGCATCCTCGAACGCGGCGTCGTGTTGCCCCTTGGCGAAGTCGGTGAGCGCGTAGCTGGTCATCTCCCAGACGGCGTAGCGCGCCATCTCCTGGAGCTTCAGCTTCGCCCGGACCAACTCCGTCAGGTACATGCTGAACATCAGGATCATCACGAGGAGGGGCACGGACAGCGCGAACTCGACCGTGGCACCACCGCGATGAAAACTCTTGCGAGACATTCGGGTTCTCATCGCGGGCCTCAATGCGTGATGACCTTCGGGCCGAAGCCCTGGAGCGCACTCGGCAGCGAGTCAATCATCTGCCCGACCACCGGAAGCTGATGGCGTCCCTGGAACACGGACGCCAGACGTGGGCGCCAGTACGGATTGAAGAAGTTGGGCTGCTCCGTCCAGTTGCCGGGGCGGTGGTAATAGCTCTGACCGCGCGAGAGGACGTTCATTCCCTCGAGGAGGCTGAGGAACTTCTTGCGCTTGTTCAGCATGTCCAGCCCCTCGGAGTCAGGCGTGAGGGCGAACTTCACCTTGCCTTGTTCATTCAGGAGCGCCGGAGCATTGGTCCCGGTGCCGTCCTTGTTCTCCCGGTTCACGACATCTTCGGGGGACTTGTTGAGATACAGCCACGCAGTGGGCTGGTTGAAGTCCTGCTCGCGCGTGGCCATCTGGCCCATGTTCGCATCCGCCGCGGGGTTGCACGTCGAGCCATACTGCCCCGGCTCGAAGTGCATGAACGGCGTCACACCGCCCCACGGATGATTGCCATCCTGGGCCGGGCGCACGTTGGCCGTGTACACGCTCACCTTGAACCAGCACCCCTTCAGGAGCTCGAGGACGCAGACCTTCTCCTCGTGGACCCCCACCTGACGCTCGGGCCCCTTGGGCGCCCTGTGCTGGCGCCAGTTCTCGCTGTTCTGGGGATAGTGGACGCGCCAGTGGACACCGCCGTTGACGCCTTGGGAGTCCTCCTGGTTCAGCGCCCAGACGCTCGGCTTGAACATGCGCATGTACGGCACCTTGGTGCGCGAGGTGTCGCCGAGCCCCTTGCGGTTGTCGCCGAAGCAGCGGGTGTACGGGTCCTTGTTGTTGCAGGACAGCGGATTGTCCGCCTTGCCCACGACCACGTCGACCTCGGCCGGCCCCAGCTTGAGCCAGTACAAATCGTCCGCGCCCATGTTGTCGCCCTGCGCCGTCATGCCCCAGGGGTAGAGGTTGTCGTTCCAGTCGCGGATGTAGTTGTGCTGAGAGCCTCCCCTGTCGATGAGGTTCTTCGCCGCCGGGAACGTCGCCGAGAGCATGCGCGTCTGTCCCATCTTCTGGAACTCGAACAGACCTGGCGCATTCACGCCGTTGTTGAGCATGTCTCGGATGAAGCCGAGCGCATCTGGCAGCGGCAGGATGTCTCCCAGGCGGCGCGACGTGATGAAGCGCTCCGGACACGTCCCACCCGAGCTGCGGTCACACGAGTAGCGGGTGGCGTTGGTGATGCCGCCCATGGAGCGCTTGGCTCGCGCAATCGGGTCATTCGCCGCGCGGGCCTTCACATCCAGCGCACCGAAGGGGTTCTTCCATGTATTCGGGGCCAACGGCTTCCCGCCCGCGGCCGCGCTGTGCGCCTGGCTGAAGAGGCAAGTGGTATAGGCGCCCGTGATGAGCTGGCTCGCCATGGAGTTGAGGTTCGTGTCGTTCGCGTCCAGCACGCCCTGCGTCGTCTGCAACACATGCGTGGCCGCCGACATCATCACGGCTTGTGACGTGAAATACATGGCGCCATTGAACACACGATGTGCTGGCACGACATATTTCCCCAGCCACCTGTCAGGGTTGACTGCCTTCAAGACGCGCTGAAGCGGCTGGAGGAACGCCGTCTTGTACAGCGTGATGATCTTGTTGATCGCCTTGATGACCGGACCGATGTACGGAATCACCTCGATGATGGGACACAAGATGATCCACAACTTCTTGCGTTTGCCCGCGCACGGATTGAGGGTCTTCATGAACCCGTAGAGGTCCGTGAAAAACGCCTCCGCTCCGTAGATGACGGAGATGAGCGAGTGCCACATCATCGCCGACACGTAGTGAGACACCTGCGTGCGGTTGGCGTACGCGTAGAAGTTGAACGCGCGCGCCTCCATGGCCGCCATGGAGTACGCGCCAGCATCTGCGGTGTTCTGCAGACGCACGCGCTCGTGCACGGTGTGGCCGATGTTGACCGTGGTCAGCACGGCGATGGACATGACCAGGACCATCAGCGCGGCCAGGACGAGAGCCTGGCCTTCCTGGCGACGGAAGCTCTGGCGGAGGATTTGAGTGAACATGGTGTGTGCGTCCTCTTACAGGCCCCAGTCGGGGTTGAGGTGCATGACCCACTTCCGATGGAAGTTGGACTGCATGCGCATGGAGTAGGTCGCCGTCAGTGGCATGAAGTAGCGCTTGCCCACGAGGCTCGAGACCAGCGGGATGCTTCCGGTGGCGAGTCCCCAGAGCACCCACATCTCTGGGGCGTAGAGCGAGTCGTAGCCCTGCTCGTGCTCGATGCCCCGCGCACGTGCCACGAGCCCGGAGATGTTCCCATCCGCCATCATGTTGGCGCGCGGGTCCAGCGTGGCCCGGTCGATGGCGCCTCGCAGCGCCACGTTGGATTGGGACGCGTACCACGCGGTGAAGATGATCCAGTTCGCGAACGGGATCTTCATCTCGTAGAAGTAGCGCAGCCGGATGGTGAGCCGCGTCGCCTTGCGATACACGAGCTCCGAGCTGTCCGGCTCCGGGAGGTTGAAGAACTTGCGGATGTTGTTCTCGAGCGAGGGCACTTCCGGAAAGCTGTCCGCCCCGTCGAAGTCCAGCTCCTGCCAGTTGTAGCCGGTCCGCAGCTTCCAGATGGTGTCGATGGGCGTGAAGTACGCCGGATTGACGGTGTCCACGCGGATGAGGCCGAACAGGTTCGAGCCGTTCACCGTGCGAGGCACCCGGCCGCCGCCGAAGTTCAGCGTGCGCATGGCCGAGTCGTAGATCTGATGGATGGCGAAGGTCTTCGCCAGGTTGCCGATGTCATCGGTGCGGCCCAACGTCGGCAGCAGCGCGATGATGGCCGCGTCGTGCATGCGCTCGTTGTTGCCGTTCCACACGATGCCGGCCCGTGCCGCCTGGTACGCGGCGTACTCGGTCATCAACTTCGCGTGCTGAATCAGCGTGAGCTGGATGATGCCCAGCGTCATGAACACCGCGAGCGGCATGATCATCGCCGCTTCGACCGCCGCCTGACCGGATTGCCGGCTGGCGGTCCCCCGCGACCGCCCTTCCTGTTCCATTCCCATGGCGCCATTATCGCGATCAGCGCCCGCATGACGCATCGGTCAAATGGACAGCGGCCGAGGTATCAACCTCCTAAAATCTAAAAATCGCGGAGGTTTACTCGGCGGGCTTGGCATCCGCCGCGTTCTCAGGCGCGCCTGAGACAGGCGTCTCGCTCAAGCGCCGCCGCGCCGCCTGCGCGGCTTGAGACCCCGGTGATTCCGCCAATACTTGTTGACAGGCCGCGACACCCGCCGCGCGGCGCCCCAAAGCCAGCTCGGCGTCACACACGCGGCTGAGCAAATCCATACGCGTTGAGCCGGTCGCCCCCGCGTCGAGTGCGAGTCTGAGCAGACTCACCTCTTGGGCCCGGTTGCCCGCGCGGTAGGCCTCCTGGGCCAGCCGGGACAGCTCCGCGACGCTTTGCCTTGGCGCCGGGGCCGCCTGGTCGTCCGACTCCTGTTGGGGCTCGGCGGCAGGCGCGGCGCGAGCCTCCAGGGAGACCTCCCCCTTCGCCTTCTTCGCCGTGGGCAGGCGCGGCTGCTGGGTGCGCGAGGGCATCTCCTTCGCGGTCTCCACCGGCGCAGGGGGCGCCTCCGCCAGGGCAACGCGTCCGGTCGCCTGGTCCACGGGGGCGGGCGCGCTGGCCGCCACACCACCTCGTGCCAAGGGCTCGGTGACGGACTCCAAGGCCGGCGCACCGGGGGCTTCATCCCAGGACTTCGCCGGCCCCCCCAGCACCTCGGCCCGGGAGGACTCCTGCTTCGAGCCACCACCGCCCAGCCGCAGCGCATCGCGAGGAGGACTCGGCGCTGTGGCCACCGCGGCCGAGGGCACGTTATCCAGCGCCGCCGCACCCTCCACATCCAGGTTCGGCGCCATGCGGCCAGGCGCCTTCTCACGGCTCGCCTTCTGGGCGGAAGGCGCCTGGGCCTTCCGCTCATCCGCGCGGCGACGGGGCCCTACCCCACCGCCACTGCCCGCCTCCTCCCAGCCTTGCGCGCGCTCCGCCTCCGCGCCTTCCACGTGCGCGGCCTCCTTCGCGAATGCCACCGCGTCCTTGTCGCCACCGTACTGATTCGCGTCCGCCAGGGCCTGCGCGGGCGCCTCGGCGAACGGGGCAGCGGCCGTGGGCTTGGCGACGGTCCCGCCCATCGGAGGAGGAGGCGCATGAGCCGCCTCCATCCGCTTCGCCTCCACGGAGGACAGATGGGGCCGCGTCAGCTCCGGCGAAACGGCCATGAAGGTCAGGACACTCAAGGTGCCCGCGGAGGCAAGCCCGACGACGGGCAGCAGCCAGCGGCGCCAGCGCGAGGGCTGGGGCACGGGCCCCGCGGCGGCACGGCGCGCGGACTGCTGCGCATAGGCCAGCAGCGACTCCAGTCCCGCGTCCGGCGCGGGCTCCTCGGAGAGCTGGGCCATGGTGACGCGCACACCACGAATCTCGTTCAGCGTCTGCGTGCAGCGGGGGCAGCCCTGCAGATGGGACTCCACCACCTGAGCCTCCGAGACGGGCAGCTCGCCATAGGCGAAGTCGAGGAGGCGGTCCTCGTGCGCATGGACGTTCTGCGGCTTCATCCCACCACCGTCCTTCCATCCTCGGCGAGGTCGCCGTCCACGCCCAGCTCCGCGAGCCGGCGGCGCAAGCCATCGAGCGCGTAGCGCATCCGGCTCTTCACCGTGTTCTCGGAGACACCCGTCACCTCCGCGATGTCCTTGAACGGGATGCCGCTGTACTCACGCAGGACGAACACCTCGCGCTGCTCCTCCGGCAGGGCCGCCAGGGCCCGCTCCAGCAGCGGGCGCAGGCGCGCGTTGAAGGCCCCCCGCTCGGGGCTGGCTCCGGAATCCGGCAGCGCATCCGACAAGGCGCGGCCCTCCTCGCCATTCTCCCCCTTCACCGGCGACTCCAGGGACGCGGCCTGGCGGTAGCTTTCTTTGCGCGCGCTGTCCACACAGAGGTTCCTCGCGATGGTGTAGACCCAAGTCGTGAACCGGGCCTTCGCCTGGTATTCGCCGGCGCTGCGTACCACCTTCAGCCACGTCTCCTGCAGCACGTCCTCCGCCCGTGCGCGTTGGCCGACGAAGCGCAGGATGAAGTTGAACACCGGTGTCCTGTGCCTGCGCACCAACGCCTCGAACGCACGAGCGTCTCCCGCCTGGAAGGCGAGCATCAACCGCTCGTCTGAGGTCTCCGGTCCCAACACTCCCCCATCGCTCGTGGAGCCACGCTCACTCCGGCCCACCCTCAACCCGAGCCCTCTTAACGGGCGACGGTGCGCAAGGGTCTAATCCGGTCGTGGCTTCCGGTAAGTGGCGAGAATGACAGGGAGCGCGACGACTGTCACCAATGCGGCCTGGGCCAGCAGGACGGTCGGCAGGGGCCGCTGGACATGGACCTGGAGGGAGCGGCCAAGCGCCAGGCCCAGCAGGATGCCCGTCGCCGTCCGCACACCGTTGGAACCCGAGGCCGGGCGAAAGCGCCCCACCGCCCAGTCCACCAGCGCGGGAAGCGTGAGGAGCAGCACCACCGGCACGTCCCACTCCCACGACAGGGGAGCCCGCGCGGCGAACAACCCCACCATCGAGGCCAACAGCACCGGGTACGTCCCCAGGCAGCGCGCGCACACGCGCACTCCGCCGAGCAGGTACGTGCGGTTGTACTCATCCGGGTGATGGTGACTGAGCCAGAACACCGACGGCCCCTCCAGACTGTGGCGCGGGTGTGGACTGCCGGGACGCGTCTTCCGCCAGGAAGCATGCGGCGAAGTGCCCGTCCGGCAGCGGATACAGCGGCGGGGACTCGCGCCGGCAGCGCTCCATGGCGAGCGGACAGCGCGGATGGAACGTACACCCCGGAGGAGGCGCCAGCGGAGAGGGCGGCTCTCCCGGCACCAACATGCGCGTGCGAGTCTTCCCCGGGTCCGGCACCGGCACTGCCGC
This window contains:
- a CDS encoding TadE/TadG family type IV pilus assembly protein is translated as MRTRMSRKSFHRGGATVEFALSVPLLVMILMFSMYLTELVRAKLKLQEMARYAVWEMTSYALTDFAKGQHDAAFEDARKEAHEELIERYKDMDSVEPNNPAGSFIARYANVQGTITNKEIPFLESGMLGSPGSSGEGGSFASGVFGLLNRGAGSLLNSWGFNNKGWVESEVQMNFQNAILPRAYLDENSGPGGFFQTDVFGGHDLSNLQLRSRYSMYANGWHMPDGGDAIVRARRAGNHRSGSDAHGLHIQVKRMAFLGIPPDGESGIGSVLGFLGNFLPNFLGTFVVSRNYGISPAQKSNCNGLDKYEELPSSGLHAMRGLLDHERPDCFDTAPFRDEMTYENSNYIKVFKARGEFFMGCKKAMADDPSDPDAQQEATNKDEQDNKIRCGE
- a CDS encoding Tad domain-containing protein → MFTQILRQSFRRQEGQALVLAALMVLVMSIAVLTTVNIGHTVHERVRLQNTADAGAYSMAAMEARAFNFYAYANRTQVSHYVSAMMWHSLISVIYGAEAFFTDLYGFMKTLNPCAGKRKKLWIILCPIIEVIPYIGPVIKAINKIITLYKTAFLQPLQRVLKAVNPDRWLGKYVVPAHRVFNGAMYFTSQAVMMSAATHVLQTTQGVLDANDTNLNSMASQLITGAYTTCLFSQAHSAAAGGKPLAPNTWKNPFGALDVKARAANDPIARAKRSMGGITNATRYSCDRSSGGTCPERFITSRRLGDILPLPDALGFIRDMLNNGVNAPGLFEFQKMGQTRMLSATFPAAKNLIDRGGSQHNYIRDWNDNLYPWGMTAQGDNMGADDLYWLKLGPAEVDVVVGKADNPLSCNNKDPYTRCFGDNRKGLGDTSRTKVPYMRMFKPSVWALNQEDSQGVNGGVHWRVHYPQNSENWRQHRAPKGPERQVGVHEEKVCVLELLKGCWFKVSVYTANVRPAQDGNHPWGGVTPFMHFEPGQYGSTCNPAADANMGQMATREQDFNQPTAWLYLNKSPEDVVNRENKDGTGTNAPALLNEQGKVKFALTPDSEGLDMLNKRKKFLSLLEGMNVLSRGQSYYHRPGNWTEQPNFFNPYWRPRLASVFQGRHQLPVVGQMIDSLPSALQGFGPKVITH
- a CDS encoding TadE family protein, producing MGMEQEGRSRGTASRQSGQAAVEAAMIMPLAVFMTLGIIQLTLIQHAKLMTEYAAYQAARAGIVWNGNNERMHDAAIIALLPTLGRTDDIGNLAKTFAIHQIYDSAMRTLNFGGGRVPRTVNGSNLFGLIRVDTVNPAYFTPIDTIWKLRTGYNWQELDFDGADSFPEVPSLENNIRKFFNLPEPDSSELVYRKATRLTIRLRYFYEMKIPFANWIIFTAWYASQSNVALRGAIDRATLDPRANMMADGNISGLVARARGIEHEQGYDSLYAPEMWVLWGLATGSIPLVSSLVGKRYFMPLTATYSMRMQSNFHRKWVMHLNPDWGL
- a CDS encoding zf-HC2 domain-containing protein, producing the protein MKPQNVHAHEDRLLDFAYGELPVSEAQVVESHLQGCPRCTQTLNEIRGVRVTMAQLSEEPAPDAGLESLLAYAQQSARRAAAGPVPQPSRWRRWLLPVVGLASAGTLSVLTFMAVSPELTRPHLSSVEAKRMEAAHAPPPPMGGTVAKPTAAAPFAEAPAQALADANQYGGDKDAVAFAKEAAHVEGAEAERAQGWEEAGSGGGVGPRRRADERKAQAPSAQKASREKAPGRMAPNLDVEGAAALDNVPSAAVATAPSPPRDALRLGGGGSKQESSRAEVLGGPAKSWDEAPGAPALESVTEPLARGGVAASAPAPVDQATGRVALAEAPPAPVETAKEMPSRTQQPRLPTAKKAKGEVSLEARAAPAAEPQQESDDQAAPAPRQSVAELSRLAQEAYRAGNRAQEVSLLRLALDAGATGSTRMDLLSRVCDAELALGRRAAGVAACQQVLAESPGSQAAQAARRRLSETPVSGAPENAADAKPAE
- a CDS encoding RNA polymerase sigma factor; amino-acid sequence: MLGPETSDERLMLAFQAGDARAFEALVRRHRTPVFNFILRFVGQRARAEDVLQETWLKVVRSAGEYQAKARFTTWVYTIARNLCVDSARKESYRQAASLESPVKGENGEEGRALSDALPDSGASPERGAFNARLRPLLERALAALPEEQREVFVLREYSGIPFKDIAEVTGVSENTVKSRMRYALDGLRRRLAELGVDGDLAEDGRTVVG
- a CDS encoding DUF2085 domain-containing protein, translated to MFWLSHHHPDEYNRTYLLGGVRVCARCLGTYPVLLASMVGLFAARAPLSWEWDVPVVLLLTLPALVDWAVGRFRPASGSNGVRTATGILLGLALGRSLQVHVQRPLPTVLLAQAALVTVVALPVILATYRKPRPD